Genomic segment of bacterium:
TCTTGCATTAAAACTATTATTTGAGAAATGATCTGTCAAATCTGCGTAATCTGCGGATAGAACATTCCAATCAGTTCAAATCTCTTCCTGGGACCACACCAGTATTCTCCCGCAGGTCTCGCAGGTGATCAGCTTCTCCATTTTCTTGATCTCGTTGATGAACTGGGGCGGCAGATTGGCAAAGCAGCCTCCGCAGGAGGCCCCGCTGACCGGGACCACCGCGGTCCCGGGCCGCCCCTGCATGATCCGGTGATAGACCGAGGCGATCTCCGCCGGCAGGGTTTTGACCACCGTTTCCCTCTGGGTCAGCAGGCCGGTCAGCCGGGCTTCCATCATGGCCAGTTCTTCCAGCAGGGTTTTCCTTTTGCCGTCCAGGTCTTTTTTAAGGAGATCGTACTGCCGGGAGAACTCCTTTTCCTGCAGGGCCAGGGCGTCCAAATGCTCCATCTCCAGCAGTATTTTTTCCTCAATTCCGGAGATATTCACCTTGCCCTGCTCGATCTCCTGCTGCATGGCCGTATATTCCTTGTTGGTCTTTACCTGGGGCAGCTGAACATGCAGTTTTCTTAAAGCGGCGGAGGCTGACTCCAGGTCCAGCTCCCCGGCCTTTTTGACCTTGGCGCTCTCCGCCAGCTTTTGCCCGACCTCCCGCATGGCCCCGGCCCCCTCCTGCTCCCGGAGATTGAGCTCGTTCAGCTCCTGGGGGATGGCCTCCAGCCGCTGCCTGGCCGAATAGATATCGGCGTCCAGCACCTGGATCCGGCAAATGGTCTTAAACTCTTCTTTCATGGCCCGCCATATGTTGTAAATTAAAAAGGTGCGCCTGGCAAATTAAACCAAAACGCACCTGTTATAAGGCATCGGCCCCGGTTTTCCTGCCTGCCGAAGCTGCTTTAAAGGACCTGATTATGTTAAGTTTCATCTGCATTTTGCGTTGTTTTATCCATTCCATTTTAGCACCAACGGCCTGGTTTGTCAAATTAAAAATAGGGCCAAACAATGGACCGCTTGCAGGAATAACTACCCTAAAAGCATTGAACTATTTGGGGGCAGGTCTCTCATTTGTGGCGGGCGGGGGTACGCTTCATCCGGTTGCTTGACATCTATCCAAAAATGACATAAAATGTATGGGTAATGGTATTCTCTTCATGGTTGAATTATCGCCAGATGTTTATTGGTTTTCAGAAACAAGATAATTGGCCTCCTCTGGAAAACCATCTATTGGACCATGCTTTTAAAATTGATCATTTAACAACCACATACAAACAACTCAAGGAGACACACCCGTGAAAACTTGGTTCGCTATCATGGCAGCGCTGGT
This window contains:
- a CDS encoding C4-type zinc ribbon domain-containing protein gives rise to the protein MKEEFKTICRIQVLDADIYSARQRLEAIPQELNELNLREQEGAGAMREVGQKLAESAKVKKAGELDLESASAALRKLHVQLPQVKTNKEYTAMQQEIEQGKVNISGIEEKILLEMEHLDALALQEKEFSRQYDLLKKDLDGKRKTLLEELAMMEARLTGLLTQRETVVKTLPAEIASVYHRIMQGRPGTAVVPVSGASCGGCFANLPPQFINEIKKMEKLITCETCGRILVWSQEEI